The Cryptococcus gattii WM276 chromosome B, complete sequence genome has a segment encoding these proteins:
- a CDS encoding Hormone-sensitive lipase, putative (Similar to TIGR gene model, INSD accession AAW41816.1) gives MIDQLLGRPSPSLRRTQVFIVLFFWIWRLYKGDGAPRPFPSRTQSAVAPGPSGLRGKKVGGKAGRSWIWRLWIQLVGKRAVVWMGKLNERLKNFSPYQLILATLTLVYALRHFDDLLGISAPEPLARMYTRSYYRATYVNTAFDAGFSIAMNIRPKWLKDICSMLFSAYYLAYASEGDEVLRRFRAVCSVEMLRTTWEKTKNPYIRLITSRHRVRLPVVRTVTIARPPNSSRSSLPPVKAMLFFSGSEEELASATELIVDFPGGGFIAMGPECHEERLRIWAKRTGKPVLGVDYGKAPEYPYPWAIEEGFDAYRTLMETRGEVIGITSGKLGIVLTGDSAGGNLCATIMLRILEHPTGIPKPVSMILAYPALDFNFTSWMSPQNLRVLRTEQSETQIPGLVHGKDHMRHKAPLSVVDDLDNRSRKGGASKQKSWAKTLSDKLPLKEEDTHDEDEEEDVQKFGWDQRRDAEKSLAERVKTPLEEKRFEFTRLDSPVPLEQKEEQGKQMDEMVEKKRRKAPIGTRLTMTSRVGYFQDRIISPSMMRAMAILYIGPARNPDFETDYYISPILTPSHLLAHFPPVYFISGERDPFVDDTIIFSGKIREAKRARKAQAEIAALSNPFKHGEMLRMSSGKHGGKSSSGKMDIPDPILSELDDDWVQMRIIEGWGHGFMQMSSLMREVDPVLMEMADWIDESFEKAKEKQRDLENLQAARVAIPASPLSEDGSRTPVETALFNNSITAHSVHIKPSREYGDATPGQASKGGDLGTAFAGDAEADDGKDNMVTFTPKTKKRIPPPSNFHTVPRRPSKESLTALQRSPSAPRFDADETGSSGEAMTIQTPPLVNSTKRFLSVQGTPRGSGAFAFFGSGKSEPSSKPRSGRISPTLFGVPRISPSPAGISSAPVPESHTSKITRPPLSGAASASNKPKNSLVAAAVASARAASPALAAAGFAPQSVGNVSEAELLRRRRMEAVYGIGETNDGIGNEVKK, from the exons ATGATTGACCAACTCCTTGGTCGCCCCTCTCCGAGCCTCCGCCGCACACAGGTATTCatcgtcctcttcttctggaTATGGCGTCTATACAAAGGTGACGGCGCACCTCGACCGTTTCCCTCAAGGACACAGTCAGCCGTGGCCCCAGGGCCTAGTGGACTGCGAGGGAAAAAAGTAGGAGGCAAGGCTGGCAGATCGTGGATATGGAGATTATGGATTCAGTTGGTTGGGAAAAGGGCGGTGGTATGGATGGGCAAGCTCAATGAGCGGCTGA AAAACTTTTCACCTTATCAGCTAATATTGGCCACTCTGACACTGGTCTATGCATTAAGGCACTTTGATGATCTGTTGGGAATCAGTG CGCCTGAACCTTTAGCAAGGATG TATACTCGGTCGTACTATCGCGCGACATATGTCAACACGGCATTTGACGCGGGTTTCTCTATAGCAATGAACATACGGCCCAAGTGGCTGAAGGACATTTGTAGCATGTTGTTTTCCGCATATTACCTGGCCTATGCAAGTGAAGGTGATGAAGTA CTCAGGCGGTTTCGAGCCGTATGCTCTGTGGAAATGCTTCGGACTACATGGGAGAAGACAAAGAATCCCTAT ATTCGTCTTATAACATCACGTCATCGTGTCCGTTTACCCGTCGTTCGAACAGTTACCATTGCCCGCCCCCCCAATTCATCAAGATCCTCACTGCCACCTGTCAAAGCAATGCTTTTTTTCTCAGGTTCAGAAGAGGAGCTTGCTTCGGCAACGGAGCTCATTGTAGACTTTCCCGGGGGCGGTTTTATCGCAATGGGTCCCGAGTGTCATGAAGAGAGATTACGCATATGGGCTAAACGGACAGGGAAGCCAGTACTGGGTGTGGATTACGGTAAGGCTCCGGAAT ATCCATATCCGTGGGCAATAGAGGAAGGCTTTGACGCCTATCGCACCCTTATGGAGACAAGAGGGGAAGTTATCGGCATTACGAGTGGCAAGCTCGGAATTGTATTGACCGGCGATTCTGC CGGAGGTAACCTTTGCGCCACCATCATGCTCCGTATTCTGGAACACCCTACCGGCATCCCCAAACCCGTCTCCATGATTCTCGCCTACCCCGCTCTCGATTTCAATTTCACTTCCTGGATGTCCCCTCAAAACCTTCGCGTCCTTCGCACTGAGCAAAGCGAGACACAAATACCTGGTCTCGTCCATGGGAAGGATCATATGCGTCATAAAGCACCGCTGAGCGTGGTTGATGATCTGGATAATAGAAGCAGAAAAGGGGGGGCCAGCAAGCAGAAGAGCTGGGCAAAGACGCTTTCAGATAAGCTTCCCCTG aaagaagaggatacacatgatgaagacgaggaggaagatgtTCAGAAGTTTGGGTGGGATCAAAGGAGGGACGCAGAAAAGTCTCTGGCAGAACGGGTAAAAACTCCCCTGGAAGAAAAAAGATTCGAGTTTACCCGACTGGATTCACCTGTTCCTCTAGAGCaaaaggaagaacaagGCAAACAAATGGATgagatggtggagaagaaaaggagaaaggcGCCTATTGGCACTAGATTGACAATGACAAGTCGAGTGGGATACTTTCAGGATAGGATAATCTCTCCTAGTATG ATGCGTGCGATGGCTATACTCTACATTGGTCCTGCTCGTAACCCAGATTTTGAGACGGATTACTACATCTCTCCAATCCTTACGCCTTCTCATCTCCTCGCTCACTTTCCTCCCGTATATTTCATTTCTGGCGAGCGCGACCCATTCGTGGATGACACAATAATTTTCTCGGGCAAAATCAGAGAAGCTAAGCGAGCCCGCAAAGCTCAAGCCGAGATTGCCGCTTTGAGTAATCCATTCAAGCATGGCGAAATGCTTCGGATGAGCTCTGGAAAACATGGAGGGAAATCCTCCTCTGGAAAGATGGATATACCTGACCCAATATTGTCAGAACTGGATGACGACTGGGTTCAAATGAGGATAATCGAAGGATGGGGCCATGGATTCATGCAAATGTCGTCATTGATGCGTGAAGTGGACCCTGTGTTGATGGAGATGGCAGACTGGATTGATGAGTCGTTTGAAAAGGCGAAGGAGAAACAAAGGGACTTGGAGAATTTACAAGCGGCCAGGGTGGCTATTCCGGCTTCTCCTCTATCTGAGGACGGCAGTCGCACGCCTGTGGAAACCGCCCTCTTCAACAACAGTATCACTGCTCATTCTGTCCATATCAAGCCCTCAAGAGAGTATGGCGACGCCACCCCTGGTCAAGCATCCAAAGGAGGCGATCTTGGCACAGCCTTTGCGGGTGATGCAGAAGCAGACGACGGCAAAGACAATATGGTGACATTTACCCCTAAAACTAAGAAGAGGATTCCCCCGCCCTCGAATTTCCATACGGTGCCGCGTCGACCGTCTAAAGAATCTCTTACCGCGCTGCAGCGCTCGCCATCTGCACCCAGGTTTGATGCGGACGAGACTGGGTCATCAGGAGAGGCTATGACGATCCAGACGCCGCCTCTAGTCAACTCTACCAAGCGTTTCCTGTCGGTACAGGGTACCCCAAGGGGTTCGGGTGCGTTTGCATTCTTTGGTTCCGGAAAGAGTGAGCCTTCATCCAAACCCCGTTCTGGAAGAATTTCACCTACTCTTTTTGGTGTTCCTCGGATATCCCCGTCGCCTGCGGGGATAAGCAGTGCCCCTGTTCCTGAGAGTCATACAAGCAAGATAACTAGACCGCCATTATCAGGAGCTGCATCTGCATCGAACAAACCTAAGAACAGTCTCGTTGCTGCAGCAGTCGCCAGCGCTCGCGCTGCCAGTCCTGCATTAGCTGCTGCAGGTTTTGCTCCACAGAGCGTGGGGAACGTATCAGAAGCTGAATTATTGCgcaggagaaggatggaagCAGTTTATGGAATCGGAGAGACTAATGATGGGATTGGTAACGAAGTGAAAAAATAA
- a CDS encoding Hypothetical protein (Similar to TIGR gene model, INSD accession AAW41813.1; CNB01900), whose translation MPSKLFLPLFKIAFPSFHYIPTSLITLPASLGLHFISHPAPTISNYVVSPTTSPLHLPLIFTLVSILVFYLLGLVTGKVSWVDKAWPLYPPTISAMLFGWVSVNHAGGVYAHNLPRITLMFGLQLIWSFRLFSHAVKRGFYSPKSEDYRYTVCRKLVPRWAFALIHAFVVASAQPTLLMSLSLPLYAALVSPPVTKQTDGWGTLTFETISRLLPFRLRKAALPHTAVLNMSDYIMTAVSLLIIYIEYQADKRMYHFQQEKHDKISSLPKEQIIHPPALQSGETQPLVQKEGLPQPSPYPASHHPGFPTQGMWRFSRHPNFAAEQLFWVSQAMFAGLSGKDNGLNGKGWWAGCVFGPSFALSLLLLSSTTLTEWITERKYPLFKNYKGIVGEFLPQETLFKWAWTKIRGSREALHQAIYGPPFGENDNAQD comes from the exons ATGCCCAGCAAACTATTCTTACCCTTGTTTAAAATCGCATTCCCCTCCTTCCATTACATCCCAACCTCTCTCATCACCCTCCCCGCATCCCTCGGCTTGCACTTCATCTCTCACCCTGCTCCCACCATCTCAAACTATGTGGTTTCTCCCACCACGAGCCCGCTACATCTTCCCTTAATCTTCACACTGGTGTCCATCTTGGTATTTTACCTGCTAGGGCTGGTGACTGGTAAAGTGAGCTGGGTTGACAAGGCGTGGCCGCTGTATCCTCCCACCATTTCTGCAATGCTCTTTGGATGGGTTTCAGTTAACCACGCTGGGGGTGTGTACGCCCATAACCTTCCGAGGATCACCCTTATGTTTGGCCTTCAA CTCATATGGTCCTTTCGCCTATTCTCTCACGCGGTCAAAAGAGGCTTTTACAGTCCCAAATCCGAAGATTATAGGTATACAGTCTGCCGTAAGCTTGTCCCTCGCTGGGCATTTGCCCTTATCCACGCGTTTGTCGTGGCTTCTGCGCAACCTACACTGCTCATGTCATTGAGCCTTCCTCTTTACGCTGCACTTGTATCCCCTCCTGTAACCAAGCAAACGGACGGATGGGGGACCCTCACATTTGAAACTATATCACGACTTCTTCCCTTCCGTCTCCGAAAAGCTGCATTGCCGCATACTGCAGTACTCAACATGTCCGACTATATTATGACTGCGGTTTCTTTGCTCATCATCTACATTGAATATCAAGCAGATAAGAGGATGTATCATTTTCAACAAGAGAAACATGATAAGATCTCATCCCTGCCCAAGGAGCAAATTATACACCCCCCTGCTCTGCAATCTGGCGAAACCCAGCCGCTTGTCCAGAAAGAAGGTTTACCCCAACCTTCACCATATCCCGCTTCTCACCACCCAGGTTTTCCAACACAAGGAATGTGGCGGTTTTCTCGACACCCAAACTTTGCCGCAGAGCAGTTGTTCTGGGTATCTCAAGCCATGTTTGCTGGGCTCTCAGGGAAGGATAATGGACTCAATGGCAAAGGGTGGTGGGCAGGCTGCGTATTTGGGCCTTCTTTCGCTTTGAGCTTGCTATTACTGTCGAGTACGACTCTTACAGAGTGGATTACTGAGAGAAAA TATCCCTTGTTCAAAAACTATAAAGGGATTGTGGGAGAATTTTTGCCACAAGAAACGTTATTCAAGTGGGCTTGGACGAAAATCAGGGGCTCAAGAGAAGCTCTGCATCAAGCAATTTACGGGCCTCCCTTTGGTGAGAATGATAATGCTCAAGATTAA
- a CDS encoding uncharacterized protein (Similar to TIGR gene model, INSD accession AAW41742.1): MACEASAVSTLYSTSTTYISTIIITSTPVVATPSPSTSLWTTLSCTTSTSRQRDNGFQNLLVSASATGRSTSTIQSSQLASEGHLAYTTSRITKPDATSKMVKKAGTEVEDILIESGQAENSSSGVWGVLASNTRQEPGKLSFLYSEEAKVSDLQVGTKACTTLTFTSLSTKQTTRIPFSLSTPATSDTITIGEWSHGRNIRERSRSTYRLALTSSLPNERRQWWSYSSDEDDNGNDDDDDGNDTSDDESCNIITSSTTLFYDLITSWSTLYLTSSIASEVVVPTQTIWADCQPGSTDDWTATSTNLSQPTAQAGQEVSQKATWTGTSEYKANTSQKSSKSVTRTSITPSPISMTATSTTVSSYITSSPNTQAAAAADNATSSSAISSTPSSASSHHSKAVSVGTTIGGVFGLFALLALLLFVVRWWKKRQRIQRTNELRSSWFYGGDVREPDMGIHSEKDQSEYSFSNSGPQSRFSAPSLLSRQSLAVPTFFGRPIFHMRQESGKFPPILSFKHVRNSFFSRREESSNRTWTDKYKNPPQSSLGGESLKRKISPPRALMMDTSTDPTGGQVGWGEGGPYPRVGPSLPVAAQQAPSRIELREATPLTWGSPYAATPPLHPPSQSGSLGWQSENSQPELGVVAPSVGSHSIYSHGSIYTATGLSRYNTMKTTRSEGESMHTGEGAVAAAASSFPMPPLTFPASHGLLHDPYAPSHLPEFPSISFSPNFSDPDLHDSELTTRSTAQSSGIWEYATYTDPSGASPVTVFPKSLDDARVTKDWYEKPLWDGRSMTDPTSVYGAAIVSGEVTGDERDGKSMKNVRWKDEGLDNVPRAL; the protein is encoded by the exons ATGGCGTGCGAAGCGAGTGCTGTCTCCACGCTGTATTCTACCTCCAC GACATACATATCGACGATCATCATCACATCTACACCTGTTGTCGCCACACCCTCCCCCTCGACAAGCTTGTGGACGACCTTAAGCTGTACTACATCCACCAGCAGGCAGCGTGATAATGGCTTCCAGAATCTGCTGGTTAGCGCGAGTGCAACTGGGAGGAGTACGAGTACCATACAAAGTTCACAATTGGCAAGTGAGGGTCATCTTGCTTATACAACTTCAAGGATAACCAAGCCAGATGCCACCTCGAAGATGGTTAAAAAGGCGGGTACAGAAGTTGAGGACATATTGATAGAGTCGGGGCAGGCAGAAAATTCGAGCTCCGGCGTCTGGGGAGTTTTAGCCAGCAACACCCGCCAAGAACCTGGCAAGCTATCATTTTTATACTCAGAAGAAGCTAAAGTCAGTGATCTACAGGTTGGGACTAAGGCATGTACTACTCTCACTTTCACCTCCCTTTCGACAAAGCAGACCACCCGGATTCCTTTTTCATTATCAACTCCAGCTACTAGCGACACTATTACTATTGGGGAATGGAGCCACGGAAGAAACATACGCGAGAGATCTCGGAGTACCTACAGACTGGCATTGacctcttctcttcccaaTGAACGCCGACAATGGTGGAGTTATTCATCTGACGAAGATGACAATGGCAAcgacgacgatgatgaCGGAAATGACACAAGTGACGATGAATCCTGCAATATCATCACATCGAGTACCACTTTGTTTTACGACCTCATTACTTCTTGGTCGACATTGTACTTGACAAGCAGTATCGCTTCGGAAGTGGTGGTGCCAACTCAAACGATTTGGGCCGATTGCCAGCCCGGTAGCACAGATGACTGGACTGCCACCTCTACGAATTTGTCCCAGCCAACAGCCCAAGCCGGCCAAGAGGTATCCCAGAAAGCGACTTGGACGGGTACATCGGAGTACAAGG CAAACACTTCTCAAAAATCTTCTAAAAGTGTCACCCGCACTTCTATCACTCCAAGCCCAATAAGTATGACAGCGACGAGCACAACCGTATCTTCATATATTACATCGAGCCCAAACACGCAAGCAGCTGCTGCAGCCGATAATGCCACTTCGTCATCTGCAATCTCCTCTACACCGTCGTCAGCATCATCGCATCACAGCAAAGCTGTCTCTGTAGGAACCACAATCGGCGGTGTATTTGGTCTTTTTGCCCTTCTTGCATTACTTCTCTTCGTTGTACGATGGTGGAAAAAGCGCCAGAGAATACAACGTACTAACGAGCTTCGCTCAAGTTGGTTTTACGGTGGGGATGTCCGTGAACCTGACATGGGGATCCACAGCGAGAAGGATCAAAGCGAATACTCTTTCAGCAATTCTGGCCCACAGTCGAGATTCTCTGCACCCTCACTTCTCTCAAGGCAGTCTCTAGCTGTTCCCACATTCTTTGGCCGACCTATTTTCCATATGCGTCAAGAATCCGGAAAATTCCCGCCAATCCTTTCCTTCAAACACGTCCGCAactccttcttctcgagAAGGGAAGAGTCGAGCAATAGGACATGGACTGATAAGTATAAGAATCCCCCTCAGTCTTCTCTTGGTGGGGAGTCTCTGAAGAGAAAGATTAGCCCGCCTAGAGCATTAATGATGGACACTTCCACAGATCCGACAGGTGGCCAGGTAGGCTGGGGAGAGGGGGGACCTTATCCCAGGGTTGGCCCTTCTCTTCCAGTAGCAGCTCAACAAGCACCCTCTAGAATAGAGTTGCGAGAGGCGACTCCTCTTACATGGGGGAGCCCCTACGCCGCCACCCCACCTCTTCACCCCCCATCTCAGTCCGGCAGTCTTGGCTGGCAATCCGAGAACAGTCAGCCGGAACTTGGCGTCGTTGCGCCCAGCGTGGGATCACATTCCATCTATTCCCATGGGTCTATTTATACAGCAACTGGGCTCAGCAGATACAACACGATGAAGACTACACGGTCGGAGGGCGAAAGTATGCATACGGGAGAAGGTGCAGTTGCCGCGGCTGCATCCAGCTTCCCTATGCCACCTCTGACTTTCCCTGCCTCCCATGGTTTATTGCATGATCCTTATGCTCCCTCGCATCTACCAGAATTCCCATCTATTTCCTTCTCACCCAACTTCTCGGATCCTGACCTACATGACTCAGAACTTACGACCCGTTCAACCGCTCAATCGTCAGGAATATGGGAGTACGCCACATACACTGATCCTAGTGGTGCTAGCCCGGTGACAGTTTTCCCGAAAAGTCTAGATGACGCGCGTGTAACGAAAGATTGGTATGAGAAGCCTCTCTGGGATGGAAGGAGTATGACCGACCCAACGAGCGTATATGGTGCTGCAATCGTCAGCGGAGAGGTGACTGGAGACGAaagggatgggaagagTATGAAGAACGTTAGATGGAAGGACGAAGGGTTAGATAATGTACCACGGGCACTATAA
- a CDS encoding uncharacterized protein (Similar to TIGR gene model, INSD accession AAW41817.1) has translation MGSPSSSARLTLLPSNYLSSQNPSSEITLQSLIDVSDRMAIEAKEALPYNFDECSYSKGYLRQSVWSCLDCGEKGVCYGCSISCHSEHRLVELWTKRSFRCDCPTVSMQAEQSSGSKRRKCVLNRPEIQPSLPNEKNRYSKNFQGKFCRCGRDYDPETEEEAMLCCLGCEDWFHETCLNLRQPADTRSNLPQPLATDAQFPTPATASGGASFVLATEEGEEEEEEDEQVLIPSDSYDSLICGECVLSNPFLTSQAGKEGFMIIEPSGSSWAVIGRSIRQDDEAEVGLGEKRGTEENKEMSKRIKLDDRSAAREGDVSTGNEKRKGKGDVFLAHGVRNRLKFQLDMDTISSLTFPLEDEEIYEPPQDEEQEETIDEATSRVVSSLPRIQAIEALHGYQTLKEQLNDMLRSHVQSGKTVNKEDIEELFEKLKATRERR, from the exons ATGGgatctccttcctcttcagcaCGATTGACTTTACTCCCTTCCAATTATCTCTCATCCCAGAACCCCTCCTCGGAGATTACCCTCCAATCGCTTATAGATGTGTCCGATCGCATGGCGATTGAAGCCAAAGAGGCCCTTCCGTACAACTTTGATGAGTGCTCTTATAGTAAAGGTTACTTGAGACAATCTGTGTGGTCATGTCTAG ATTGCGGCGAGAAAGGCGTATGCTATGGTTGTTCTATATCCTGTCATTCAG AACATCGACTGGTAGAGCTCTGGACCAAACGATCTTTCCGATGTGACTGTCCGACGGTCTCGATGCAAGCAGAACAATCTTCTGGAAGCAAACGACGCAAATGTGTCCTCAATCGGCCAGAAATACAGCCGTCACTCCCAAATGAGAAAAACCGCTACTCCAAGAATTTTCAAGGCAAGTTTTGCAGATGTGGTAGAGATTATGATCCCGAGACGGAAGAGGAAGCCATGTTATGCTGTTTGGGGTGCGAG GATTGGTTCCACGAGACATGCCTCAATCTGCGACAACCGGCAGATACGAGATCGAATCTACCGCAGCCTTTAGCAACAGATGCTCAGTTTCCTACACCCGCGACGGCCTCAGGCGGTGCATCATTTGTTTTAGCCACtgaagaaggcgaagaagaagaagaagaggatgaacAGGTCCTGATACCTTCAGATTCCTACGACTCTCTTATATGTGGTGAATGTGTTCTATCGAATCCATTCTTGACTTCTCAAGCAGGAAAAGAGGGTTTTATGATCATTGAACCGAGCGGGTCAAGCTGGGCAGTCATTGGAAGAAGCATCAGACAAGATGATGAAGCGGAAGTCGGACTAGGGGAGAAAAGAGGTACAGAGGAGAATAAAGAGATGAGTAAAAGGATAAAGTTGGATGACAGATCAGCTGCGAGAGAAGGAGACGTATCTACGGGTAATGAGAAaaggaaggggaaaggAGATGTCTTTTTAGCTCACGGTGTGAGGAACAGACTCAAATTCCAGCTTGAT ATGGATACCATTTCAAGCCTCACATTCCctttggaagatgaggagattTACGAGCCTCCGCAAGATGAGGAGCAGG AGGAAACGATAGACGAGGCCACGTCACGAGTCgtctcttctctccctcgCATACAAGCAATAGAAGCTCTGCATGGCTATCAAACACTCAA GGAACAGCTGAACGATATGCTTCGATCTCACGTACAATCAGGCAAAACGGTCAACAAAGAGGACATTGAAGAGTTATTTGAAAAGCTTAAAGCTACTCgggagagaagatga
- a CDS encoding Iron ion transporter, putative (Similar to TIGR gene model, INSD accession AAW41815.1), with amino-acid sequence MALTDYFSPVAFFILLRESLEAGIIIAVLLGFITQIIPKPPSHPRTLSSSGHAPDLPRHSEESGRSENSGTQLLSSGHASMDMGYGASRSMSPARLERAEVESVVSEAGKDEELLGADMNRRAIMKKMRVQIWSGAILGGSVAIAIGAVFLYVFYTYTRDLWQDAENLWEGGFCLLAAVLILIMSLAFLRLPHAQTKWRLKLLSAYQSQSNDFESESRPGSPGGRRHGDALLHPSHATTPPRHTRANRASAILFGLPFITVLREGLEGIVFLGGIGLSESPSSVVGGGIFGLFAGGLCAYLLFSSTTPLSVHTFTTFSSLLLFLIGAGLASRSAYALERQYFINHVGAAAAESGNGPGSYRVKGNIWHLTWWDPEPGSGDNWAQVAQAVLGWNNTGSWWTISTYMFYWLLITFTLIYMKWSEGRCAICGVLSSRGKELERSRRVRGTVDDDDEDVLLDDRSDIGE; translated from the exons ATGGCACTCACGGACTATTTCTCA CCGGTGGCattcttcatcctccttcGAGAAAGTCTCGAAGCGGGCATCATCA TCGCTGTACTTCTAGGATTCATTACTCAAATCATTCCAAAGCCACCATCGCATCCTCGCACTCTCTCAAGTTCCGGTCATGCACCTGACCTTCCACGCCACTCGGAGGAATCAGGGCGATCAGAGAACTCGGGTACTCAGCTCCTCTCTTCCGGCCATGCCAGTATGGATATGGGATATGGTGCTTCAAGGAGCATGTCGCCTGCAAGACTAGAGAGAGCTGAGGTTGAAAGTGTGGTGAGCGAAGCAGGTAAGGATGAGGAGTTGCTTGGTGCCGACATGAATCGACGTGCGAtcatgaagaagatgagagtGCAGATCTGGAGTGGAGCGATATTGGGTGGTAGCGTAGCTATTGCCATTGGTGCTGTTTTCCTCTACGTT TTCTATACCTACACCAGAGACCTGTGGCAAGATGCGGAAAACCTATGGGAAGGCGGATTTTGTTTACTTGCGGCTGTCCTAATCTTGATAATGTCCCTGGCTTTCCTTCGACTACCTCATGCCCAGACCAAATGGCGATTAAAACTGTTGAGCGCATATCAATCCCAGTCCAACGACTTCGAGTCTGAATCTCGTCCCGGTTCTCCTGGCGGACGTCGTCATGGCGACGCTCTCCTCCATCCTTCACACGCCACCACACCTCCTCGTCACACGCGGGCTAATCGAGCTTCCGCTATCCTCTTTGGGCTACCGTTCATCACTGTCCTGCGTGAAGGCCTTGAAGGGATTGTGTTCTTGGGCGGTATCGGCCTTTCAGAATCGCCTTCATCGGTCGTTGGCGGCGGCATTTTTGGCCTCTTCGCAGGTGGTCTTTGTGCCTATCTCTTGTTCTCATCCACGACTCCGCTCTCCGTTCACACTTTTACCACATTTTCCTCTCTacttcttttcctcattGGAGCCGGGCTTGCGTCCCGCTCCGCTTATGCTCTTGAACGTCAGTACTTTATCAACCATGTGGGCGCAGCTGCTGCCGAAAGCGGTAATGGTCCTGGCAGTTATCGCGTCAAGGGTAACATCTGGCATTTGACTTGGTGGGATCCCGAACCTGGAAGCGGAGATAACTGGGCGCAGGTCGCACAGGCCGTTCTGGGATGGAACAATACTGGTAGTTGGTGGACCAT CTCAACATACATGTTTTATTGGCTGCTTATAACCTTTACTCTCATCTACATGAAATGGTCTGAAGGCCGTTGCGCTATCTGCGGTGTCCTCTCGTCAAGGGGTAAAGAGCTAGAGAGGAGTCGACGGGTGAGAGGCACGGTggatgacgatgatgaggatgtgCTCTTAGATGATCGTAGTGATATTGGCGAATAA
- a CDS encoding 60S ribosomal protein l19, mitochondrial precursor, putative (Similar to TIGR gene model, INSD accession AAW41814.1), protein MSKAVAAQIVKIIVPAGKAAPTPPVGPALGARGVKAMDFCKEFNAKTAHYQTSLPIPTMITINPDRTFSFATRTPPVSYLLKKTTGIDKGSGQGMKVKTGQVSLKHVYEIAKIKCMDEDLKAAGLERVARGIVGTAKSLGLEVVP, encoded by the exons ATGTCAAAGGCAGTCGCTGCCCAAATAGTT AAAATTATCGTCCCCGCAGGCAAGGCTGCCCCCACACCACCCGTTGGTCCCGCTTTGGGTGCTCGAGGTGTAAAGGCCATGGACTTTTGCAAGGAATT CAACGCCAAGACAGCGCACTATCAAACATCTCTCCCCATCCCTACAATGATCACCATCAACCCCGACCGAACGTTTTCATTCGCTACTCGAACCCCTCCGGTATCTTACCTCTTGAAAAAAACAACTGGCATTGACAAGGGTTCAGGACAAGGAATGAAGGTGAAGACGGGACAGGTCAGCTTGAAGCATGTGTATGAGATTGCAAAGATAAAATGTATGGATGAGGATTTAAAGGCAGCCGGGCTTGAGCGGGTTGCCAGAGGAATTGTGGGCACAGCGAAGAGTTTAGGATTAGAAGTTGTTCCTTAG